The Prunus persica cultivar Lovell chromosome G8, Prunus_persica_NCBIv2, whole genome shotgun sequence genome includes a region encoding these proteins:
- the LOC18767458 gene encoding uncharacterized protein LOC18767458, with the protein MESQKSQHEQQPSPAAATPSTTSCRKKKSEQASFLEDVKDHIDDFIHASMDEHKTCFKKTMQKMFGMSKIVAERSSNTKEVESSLPLQTTVAK; encoded by the exons ATGGAATCACAGAAAAGTCAACATGAACAACAGCCATCGCCTGCTGCTGCAACCCCCTCCACCACTTCGTGTCGAAAGAAGAAGAGCGAACAAGCCAGTTTCTTGGAGGATGTGAAGGATCATATTGATGACTTTATCCATGCCTCTATGGATGAACACAAAACTTGCTTCAAGAAGACCATGCAGAAG ATGTTTGGCATGTCAAAGATTGTCGCTGAAAGGAGTTCCAACACCAAGGAAGTTGAAAGTTCTCTGCCCCTTCAAACCACAGTGGCAAAATAG